The Helicobacter canis genomic sequence AATGCCGCTATCCCACTTCCCATAATGATTGTAATCCCAAAGACAAGAAAGCTTAGCACGATAATGCAAAGCAGCACGGCGATATTCCCCATACTTGCTAGATACCCCACAATGACTTCAAGTCCGCCTAGAGCCTTTATCCCTTCAGCAAACACGCTTGCAGCGATGATGATACTCACCACAGAGACAAAAATCTCCGCCATTGCCTTTAGCACCACGATAATATCTTCACTCACTTTTTTGCCATCTCTATGACGGATAAACTCAATCAAAAAGCATAAGGAAATAGCAATAAAATTCGCACTCACTACATCAAGCTTAATCCCTGCAAAATATGTCCCAAACAGCAACACGATAGGCAGCCACGGCAACAAAATATAAAAAAGCGGGCATTGCGGGTTGGTAATTTCTGCAATCTCCACATTTTCAGCCTCTAATTTTGCCTTATCTCTTTTATCCACATACGCATAATATAGCGGTATCACAAGAGCGATGATAACAACATACGCCACAACACTCCATATTTGGTAATGCAAAAATAATCCCACAACATTATCAGGCTCTCCTACCATTTTTGCCATATTGATTGAGTTGCCATCTTTTGGACCATAATCAAGGGTGATAAGTGAAAGCACAGAAACCGCTGTGATAGGGCGGATCCCAAGGGCGATAAGCACAGGATAAATACTTGCTAACAGCAATAAGATAAGCCCAGCATAGCTTGAGATGACAATCTTTAGCATCATACCCACCACAAAAGTCCCACTTAGGATAAGGTATTTATTTTTGATTTTGCTAAGTGGAGCGTTTGCCACAAAGGCGAGCTTTGAAGAGGCGTTGATATGCTTCATATACGCAGCAAACCCAGCCACAGACATAATGATAAGCCCAACTTCTGAAAGTGTTTTTGCAAAAGTGGCTGATAAGAACTTATATACATCTAAAAACACGCCTTGAGATGGAGTATTTTTAGGTAAAGGCACTGCCACTCCATAGAGAAAAAACGCCCCACACAACACAACTATGCCAGAAAATAGCAAGACAAAAATAGGATTATATGCCTTTAGCACATAATATCCCGTGCCAACTACGACTAAGAGTGTCAAAACTATTGATAACACACTCATTACCACCCCTTTGTTTTATTGTGCCTACCGCCCTTAGAATCTGGCATAAAATTTACAAAAATCCAAACGAACCTTGTTTAGCACTAGTAAGTCTCAAAAATCTTAGCAATCCGCTCAT encodes the following:
- the dcuC gene encoding C4-dicarboxylate transporter DcuC encodes the protein MSVLSIVLTLLVVVGTGYYVLKAYNPIFVLLFSGIVVLCGAFFLYGVAVPLPKNTPSQGVFLDVYKFLSATFAKTLSEVGLIIMSVAGFAAYMKHINASSKLAFVANAPLSKIKNKYLILSGTFVVGMMLKIVISSYAGLILLLLASIYPVLIALGIRPITAVSVLSLITLDYGPKDGNSINMAKMVGEPDNVVGLFLHYQIWSVVAYVVIIALVIPLYYAYVDKRDKAKLEAENVEIAEITNPQCPLFYILLPWLPIVLLFGTYFAGIKLDVVSANFIAISLCFLIEFIRHRDGKKVSEDIIVVLKAMAEIFVSVVSIIIAASVFAEGIKALGGLEVIVGYLASMGNIAVLLCIIVLSFLVFGITIIMGSGIAAFSAIGNIAANLAPKLGIKPIILVLPLEIASCLGRAASPIAGGILALAGFAKLEPLAIIKRTLPLLLLGMVINIIVAWSFTL